CTCTCGGCGGTGCTCGCGGCGCTCGGCGATCTGATCGGCTCGGGAACGATGGGTCGGCACATCGGCATCAGCCTGCAACGCGCGGCCTACGGTTTCGCCCTGGCGGTCGTGGTGGCGATCCCGCTGGGATTCCTGATGGGGCGCTATTCCCTGTTCGAGAAGATCACCGATCTTCTGGCCCAGACGCTGCGGAACACCTCGCAATTCGCCCTCCTGCCGGTCTTCGTGCTGCTGCTCGGCATCGGCGAGGCGTCGAAGATCGCGATCACCTTCTACGCGGCCGTCTTCTTCCTGCTGATCAACACGATCGTGGGCGTCAAATCCGTGGACCCGCTTCTGCTCAAGGCCGCGAAGTCGATGGGAACCTCCGATCTGCACCTGTTCCGCAAGGTCATCTTTCCCTCCGCCATCCCCTCGATCGTGGCCGGTGCGCGGCTCGGGATCAAGACGGCGCTGTTCTCCGTCATCGCGGCGGAGATGCTGGCCGGGAGGTCGGGCATCGGCTACCTGATCTACAATTCGCAACTGATGCTGAAATCGGCGGACATGTATGCCGGGATCATCACCCTGACGGTCGTCGGGCTGGTCCTGAACTACGTCCTCGTCGCGATCGAGCGGCGGGCGACGCACTGGCGGCCGAACCCGGACGACACGCCGCACTGAGCGGCGGTTCCCTGCACGAGCCCGCCCGCCCCCCGGCGCGGACGGGCGGCGGCGGGGCCCGGCGCATCCGGGACCGCCGCGACCCATCTGCACTGCAAATCGAGGATCCATTCCATGTCGAACGTCTTCACACGACGGGGCGTCAGCCTCTCCCTTGCCGCGGCGCTTGCGGCCGCTGTCCTGCCCGTATCCGGTGCCCTCGCCCAGGAGGCCGCCGCACCCGAGGTGATCCGGATCGGATCGACCGCACCGGGCCATCTCAAGTTCGTGCTGTTCCGCACCAACGGCTGGCTGGAACGGGAATTCGCCGCGGAGGGAACGCGGATCGAGTTCTCGACCTTCGACGGCGGTTCCGCGGCGAGCGTGGCGCTCGGGTCGGGTGAGCTCGATCTCATGTATACCGGCAACAATCCCGCGCTGCGCCTCGCCGCGACGGGGGCCGACGTGATCGCCGCCGGCCTGTCGTCCTGGGTGCCCAACAACGAGACGGTCGTCATCGTGCGGGCCGATTCCGACATCCACTCGCTCGAGGATCTCAAGGGCGAAAGCGTCGCCTATCTTCTTGGGACCGTCCGCCATTCGACCCTCTCCAAGGCGCTCGAGACCGTGGGGCTGAGCACATCGGATGTCGACACGCTGAATTTCGGGATCGAGGTCTCCGGCCCCGCGCTCGACCGTGGCGATGTCAGCGCGATCGTCGAGACGCGGGCCACCGTCCAGTCGCTGATCGACAGCGGCTTCGCAAGGGTGATCTTCGACGCCGGCGAATATCCGGAATGGTCCGTGCCTTTCCCGATCACGGTGAGCGGCACCTTCGCGCGCAATCATCCGGAGATCCTGACCCGTCTGCTCGCCCAGGATATCCGCCTGTCCCGCTGGGTCGACGAGAATCCCGAAGAGACCATCCGCCTCTTCGTCGAGGGGACGGGCCGCGACGAGGCGGCCACGCGCGAGACCTATCCGGACGGTGTCTTCCATCAGTCCCCCGAGTTCACGCCCGAGGCGGTCGAGGCGCTGCGGTCCGAGGCGACGTTCATGACCGAGAACGATCTTCTCCAGGGAACCATCGACTATGACAGCTGGATCGACACCAGCTATTACGAGGCGGCCCTGAAACTGCTGGACAGCCAGACCAACTGAGATCAGAGACAGAACAGCACCACGCGGAGAGGCCGGCCGATGCCGGCCTCTTTCAACCGACATCTGGAACGGTCTTCATGTCATCGGACGTACACGGGACGCCATCGTCTTCGCGCATCGCGCAGCTCGTCGCACTGGCCTTCTTCATCCAGCTGCTCGACAGCACCATCATCGCCACCTCGCTGCCGCATATGGCGCTCGACTTCGGGGTGGACGCCGTCGCGATGAGCATCGGCATCACCACCTTTCTGCTGGCGATGGCCCTGGTCATCCCGGCCTCGGGCTGGCTGGCGGAGCGATGGGGGTCGAAGCGGGTCCTGATCTTTTCCGTCAGCCTGTTCACGCTCGCCTCGCTTGTCTGCGGCGTGTCCGGGGGGCTCGAAAGCTTCATCCCGGCGCGGATGGCACAGGGGGCGGCGGCCGGGCTGATGGCGCCGGTGGGCCGGTTGCTCGTCCTGCGACATGCGCCGAAATCCGAGCTGATGCGCGCCATCGCGACGATCACCTGGCCCGCGCTGTTCGCCCCCGTCATCGGGCCCGTCCTGGGCGGCTGGATCACAGAAACCGTGGGCTGGCAGTGGAATTTCTACATCAACCTGCCGCTGGGCTTGCTGTCCGCGCTGCTGTTCTGGAAGATCGTGCCGCAGGACCGGCCCGGCGAAGGGCGGCGGTTCGACGGGCGGGGCTTCGTCCTCTGCGGCCTGTCGATGGTGCTCGTGCTCGGCGGGCTGGAGGCGCTGGTCGGAGGCTTCACCGCGCTGCCCGTCCTGCTGATGCTGCCCGCCGGTCTCGGCCTTGCGGTGCTGACCGTCCTGCATCTCCGGCGGGCTCCCGTGCCGCTGCTCGATCTGTCGGTCTGCGGCGTGACCTCGTTCCGGATGGCGACGATCACGGCGGGCATGTTCGGTCGCATCACGATCAATGCCACGCCCTTCCTGCTGCCGCTCCTGTGTCAGGTGGGCTTCGGCCTGACGGCGGTCGAGGCGGGACAGCTTCTGCTGGTCTATTTCCTCGGCAACCTCGTGATGAAATCGGTGACCACACCGCTGTTGCGGCACTTCGGCTTCCGCCAGGTGCTGGTGGTGAACGGGTTGGGCTCCGCCCTCTGTGTCGGCGCCCTGGGGTTCGTCGATCCGACGGCGTCGGTCCTCTCCCTCTATCCGATGCTCTTCACGGCGGGGGCGACGCGGTCGCTGCATTTCACGGCGCTGAACACCTTCGCCTTCGCGGATATTCCTCCAGAAGCGCGCACCACCTCGACCACGCTCGCCGCGATGGCCCAGCAGTTCGCGATGCTGCTCGGCGTCGCCCTGCCGGTCCTGCTGATCCGACTTGTCACCCTGACCGGCGGTGCCGGCCGGGAGGCGGCCTTTCCCTTCCAGATCGCCTTTGCGGGCATGTCTCTCCTCGGCGTCCTGTCGGCGCTGGCCTTCACGGGGCTCGCGCAGGATGCCGGACGGGAGGTGACGGCGCGCCACGATGTCCGCGCCGACAAGGGCAAGACGCCGGGGCGGGCGTAAGCGGCAGGCATCCCGTGATCCGGTGACCCCGGACCGGGCCGCTGCGCGCGCGGGCGCCGCCGGTCCAGCCCGGCGCCGGCACAGCCTCCGCGGGGCCGGCCGCCGGGGCAGGGGGCGCCGTTCCGCCCCCCGCGGGATCTATGTCCAGGCGTCCTCGAGGAAATCGCACATGACGTCCAGGACCGCGACCACCATCGCGTCGCCATCGGCGGTCCTGCAACCGGCCTCGCGGGCGGCCTTGATGAGCGGTGTCTGGCCATGGCCCGCGACGACGTCGCCGACGAAGGTCGCGGCGTCGAGCTTTGCCGGGTCCAGCGGCAGCGGGTCGCCCTCGGCCATGCCCATGGGGGTCGCGTTGCTGACGAGGTCGAACCCGGTGGGATCGCTGGTCCCGGTCCTGACGCGGTCGCCGGCCTTCTCCTTCAGCAGTCGGACGATCTTCTGCGCGCGGCTGTCGTCGGCATCATGCACGACCACCTCCCTCGCGCCGTGGTCGAGCATCGAGATGACGATGGCGCTGCCCGCGCCGCCGGCGCCCAGCACCAGCACCCGCGCGCCCTCCACCCTGGCGCCGTTGTCGATCTGCGCCTTGACGAAGGCATCGCCATCCGTCGTGTGGCCATGCCAGGAGCCGTCGCTGTTGCGGCGCAGGGCGCTGACCACGCCGATCAGGCGCGAGGTCTCCGAGACGGTCGCGCAATACTGGCGGCCGGTGACCTTGTGCGGCATGGTCAGGCAGATGCCGTCCACATTGCCGGTGGCCGCGAGGCCGTCCATCACCACCTTGAGCTTTCCATCCGGCACTTCCATCGGCAGCGAGATGCAGTTCATCCCGCGCTCGGCCATGTGCTTGCTCAGCCAGTCGGGTGAGCGGGCGTAGATGATCGGGTCTCCGAGAAGCGGGAAAAGCCGGGTCCGGCCGTTGAGGTTGATCGTCATGGGGGCACTCCTTTCGGGATCGGGTCCGCAATCCGCGTGCCATCGGCGCTGGCGCGCGGCCGGCCGGTGGTTCTTTTCGTGCTCTGTCCGGCCCCGGTGGCCGGTCCCGTCCGCAGGGCGTCAGAGGGCGAGCGGCAGGAAGGCGATCAGCAGGTAGACGAGCAGCAGCACCGCGAGATAGGGCAGCACCGCCCGCGTGATCCGCTCGATCGGCAGCCCCGCCGTGGTCGAGGCGACGAAGAGGTTGATCGCGACCGGCGGGGTGACCATGCCGATGGCCAGACCGACGACGATGATGATCCCGAAATGCACCGTGCCGAGGCCGAGCTGGGCGGCGAGCGGCAGGAGCATCGGCGTCAGGATGATGAGCGCGGAGGCGGTCTCGAGGAACACGCCGGCCAGAAGGATCACCGCCATGACGAGCAGGAGCAGCACATAGGTGTTGGAGGACAGCGACAGCGCCGCGGTGGCGATCTGGTTCGGCACCTGCCAGCTCGAAAGCGTCCAGCTCAGCACCGAGGAGGCGGCGATCACGAACATGATCACGGCGGTGGTCACACCGGCGCGGACCATGACGTGATAGAGCTGTCTCAGGCTCATGTCGCGATAGACGAAGAGCGAGACGAGGATCGCGTAATTCACCGCGACCACGGCCGCTTCCGAGGGGGTGAAGACGCCGGAGAAGATGCCGCCGAGGATGATGAGCGGGGCGAACAGGCCCCAGCTCGCCGAGATGAGCGTCCGGCCGATGGTCCGCAGGCTGAAGGCGGTGCCGCGCGGATAGGCGCGGCGGTGGCCCTGC
The nucleotide sequence above comes from Celeribacter indicus. Encoded proteins:
- a CDS encoding MFS transporter — encoded protein: MSSDVHGTPSSSRIAQLVALAFFIQLLDSTIIATSLPHMALDFGVDAVAMSIGITTFLLAMALVIPASGWLAERWGSKRVLIFSVSLFTLASLVCGVSGGLESFIPARMAQGAAAGLMAPVGRLLVLRHAPKSELMRAIATITWPALFAPVIGPVLGGWITETVGWQWNFYINLPLGLLSALLFWKIVPQDRPGEGRRFDGRGFVLCGLSMVLVLGGLEALVGGFTALPVLLMLPAGLGLAVLTVLHLRRAPVPLLDLSVCGVTSFRMATITAGMFGRITINATPFLLPLLCQVGFGLTAVEAGQLLLVYFLGNLVMKSVTTPLLRHFGFRQVLVVNGLGSALCVGALGFVDPTASVLSLYPMLFTAGATRSLHFTALNTFAFADIPPEARTTSTTLAAMAQQFAMLLGVALPVLLIRLVTLTGGAGREAAFPFQIAFAGMSLLGVLSALAFTGLAQDAGREVTARHDVRADKGKTPGRA
- a CDS encoding shikimate dehydrogenase family protein, whose amino-acid sequence is MTINLNGRTRLFPLLGDPIIYARSPDWLSKHMAERGMNCISLPMEVPDGKLKVVMDGLAATGNVDGICLTMPHKVTGRQYCATVSETSRLIGVVSALRRNSDGSWHGHTTDGDAFVKAQIDNGARVEGARVLVLGAGGAGSAIVISMLDHGAREVVVHDADDSRAQKIVRLLKEKAGDRVRTGTSDPTGFDLVSNATPMGMAEGDPLPLDPAKLDAATFVGDVVAGHGQTPLIKAAREAGCRTADGDAMVVAVLDVMCDFLEDAWT
- a CDS encoding ABC transporter permease encodes the protein MTYVLEKHADKPPLSAVLRRGAAILVPRTRGISNLLLGLPLMLALCALWEIAPRVGWMNPIFFPPLSAVLAALGDLIGSGTMGRHIGISLQRAAYGFALAVVVAIPLGFLMGRYSLFEKITDLLAQTLRNTSQFALLPVFVLLLGIGEASKIAITFYAAVFFLLINTIVGVKSVDPLLLKAAKSMGTSDLHLFRKVIFPSAIPSIVAGARLGIKTALFSVIAAEMLAGRSGIGYLIYNSQLMLKSADMYAGIITLTVVGLVLNYVLVAIERRATHWRPNPDDTPH
- a CDS encoding aliphatic sulfonate ABC transporter substrate-binding protein, with amino-acid sequence MSNVFTRRGVSLSLAAALAAAVLPVSGALAQEAAAPEVIRIGSTAPGHLKFVLFRTNGWLEREFAAEGTRIEFSTFDGGSAASVALGSGELDLMYTGNNPALRLAATGADVIAAGLSSWVPNNETVVIVRADSDIHSLEDLKGESVAYLLGTVRHSTLSKALETVGLSTSDVDTLNFGIEVSGPALDRGDVSAIVETRATVQSLIDSGFARVIFDAGEYPEWSVPFPITVSGTFARNHPEILTRLLAQDIRLSRWVDENPEETIRLFVEGTGRDEAATRETYPDGVFHQSPEFTPEAVEALRSEATFMTENDLLQGTIDYDSWIDTSYYEAALKLLDSQTN
- a CDS encoding TRAP transporter large permease translates to MSLVLAGFFVLFLLMGIPVAIVIGAATMTALDMSGMPLMVVPQQMFSGINSFALVAVPMFVLAGDIMAQGEISKRLVAFADSMFGFIKGGLSIVSVLAGMFFAAISGSGAATTAAVGASLVPELKRKGYDPASAASLIAASGTIGVVIPPSVPMIIYAVIAQESVRELFLNGFIPGIAMGAGLIAVALVQGHRRAYPRGTAFSLRTIGRTLISASWGLFAPLIILGGIFSGVFTPSEAAVVAVNYAILVSLFVYRDMSLRQLYHVMVRAGVTTAVIMFVIAASSVLSWTLSSWQVPNQIATAALSLSSNTYVLLLLVMAVILLAGVFLETASALIILTPMLLPLAAQLGLGTVHFGIIIVVGLAIGMVTPPVAINLFVASTTAGLPIERITRAVLPYLAVLLLVYLLIAFLPLAL